In Scatophagus argus isolate fScaArg1 chromosome 7, fScaArg1.pri, whole genome shotgun sequence, a genomic segment contains:
- the cpa4 gene encoding carboxypeptidase A4, whose translation MGAAHLAPDDSAGLQKLMPDTLFAPKWSRHTDEMRGLWLLLALVAAAKAEKVFTGDQVIRVNAQSEEQIQLLQTLETQQDWELDFWLHPVSTELPVDIRVPRFSLGFMTEFLRVHSIPHSVLINNLQELLDEEKAEMEVNQRKERGTKSFNFGAYHPLESIYSWMDTLVAEHPNLITKQEIGKSYENRPMYVLKFSTGGYNRPAIWIDTGIHSREWVSQATGVWTANKIATDYGTDASLTSLLNTMDIYMLILANPDGYVYTHTNDRMWRKTRSHNPGSACRGVDPNRNWDAGFGGPGASKYPCSDAFHGPSPHSEIEVKNVVNLIRSHGNFKSFISVHAYSQLLMYPYGYSCGKVPDQPELDSVGRAAVQKLTSLYGTRYKVGSICNIIYQASGGSIDWAYDLGIKYSYAFELRDTGRYGFILPSNQIIPTASETWLALKHIMEYVRDHPY comes from the exons ATGGGAGCAGCCCACCTGGCCCCCGATGATAGTGCAGGACTACAAAAACTGATGCCAGACACACTTTTCGCACCCAAGTGGTCCAGACACACAGACGAGATGAGAGGCCTCTGGCTGCTGCTGGCGCTTGTGGCTGCGGCCAAAGCCGAGAAGGTTTTCACTGG AGATCAGGTCATCAGGGTCAACGCACAGTCTGAGGAACAGATCCAACTCCTGCAGACTCTGGAGACTCAACAGGACTGGGag CTCGACTTCTGGCTCCATCCGGTCTCCACTGAGCTCCCGGTCGACATCCGAGTTCCCCGCTTCAGTTTGGGCTTCATGACGGAGTTCCTCCGTGTCCACAGCATCCCCCACTCTGTCCTGATCAACAACCTGCAG GAGCTCCTCGATGAGGAGAAAGCCGAGATGGAGGTGAACCAGAGGAAGGAGCGCGGCACCAAGAGCTTCAACTTTGGAGCCTATCATCCACTGGAGTCT ATCTACAGCTGGATGGACACTCTGGTGGCTGAGCACCCTAACCTGATCACCAAGCAGGAAATTGGGAAATCGTATGAGAACAGGCCCATGTATGTTCTTAAG ttcagcaCAGGAGGATACAACCGCCCTGCGATCTGGATCGACACAGGTATCCACTCCAGAGAATGGGTGTCCCAGGCTACTGGAGTGTGGACAGCCAACAAG ATTGCCACTGACTATGGTACCGATGCCTCCCTGACCTCCCTGCTGAACACCATGGACATTTACATGCTGATCCTGGCCAACCCTGACGGCTATGTCTACACCCACACCAAT GACCGTATGTGGCGCAAGACTCGCTCCCATAACCCAGGATCTGCGTGCCGTGGAGTCGATCCCAACAGGAACTGGGACGCAGGCTTCGGTG gCCCCGGGGCCAGTAAATACCCCTGCTCTGATGCCTTCCACGGCCCCTCGCCTCACTCTGAGATTGAGGTGAAGAACGTGGTGAATCTGATCAGGAGCCATGGCAATTTCAAGTCCTTCATCTCCGTCCACGCCTACTCCCAGCTGCTCATGTACCCTTATGGCTACTCCTGTGGCAAGGTGCCCGATCAGCCTGAACTG GACTCTGTTGGTAGAGCAGCAGTGCAGAAACTCACTTCCCTGTATGGTACCAGATACAAGGTTGGAAGCATCTGCAACATCATCT ATCAAGCCAGTGGCGGCAGCATTGACTGGGCTTACGACCTGGGCATCAAATACTCCTACGCCTTCGAGCTGAGGGACACTGGTCGCTATGGTTTCATCCTGCCCTCCAATCAGATCATCCCCACCGCCTCCGAGACGTGGCTGGCTCTGAAACACATCATGGAATACGTCCGCGACCATCCTTATTGA